GGATCGGGCCGCCTTCGAACCGCACGCCAGATCGCTCCATGACGCGCTGGGCGGGCAGGGCACGCTATGGGACAAGATCGCCAAGCTGGGGCGCGGCATCGATCCCGCCAATGCCCTGTATGGCGGTGTTGCCGTCGCCGGCGAAGCGGTGGCTGACAGTGCCTTCGTGGCCTCGCCGATGGACATCGACCTCGACAACGAACTGATGGGCAGTGTGCCGGCCGTCGCTGCAGCAGTGGCTGAGCCGGTCGCGCCGGCCGTGGACGATGATCCGCTGCGTGCGGCCCTGCTCGGCGATGATCCGTTCGCAGTGGATGCGCCCCCCAAGGCGCTGGCGCCGGAGCTGGATATCGAGAGCCTGCTGGCCAGCGCCGAGCAGGTGGTGGCAGAGCCGGCGCCGGTCGAACCGGAGCCGGAAGAGAACAAACACATGCTGGACTTCGATTTCCAGCTTGACGAACCGGTGAGTGCCGCCAGTCCGCTGGAAACGTTGGCCGCAGCCGAGCCGGATGCCAACAGCGTCGATTTCGACTTCGGTCTGGACAGCCTGGGCGCGGAAACGCCGGCAGTCAGCACCGAAGGCATGTCGGTGTCGGACGATCCGCTGTCGACCAAGCTGGATCTGGCCCGTGTCTATCTGGACATGGGGGACAAGGACGGCGCGCGCGAAGTGCTGGAAGAGCTGGTGGCCGAGGCCGGCGGTTCGCTGAAGCAGGAAGCCGCCAACCTGCTGTCCTCGCTTTAATGCCACAGCTGGCGACCGTCGATGAAAACCAACGCTAGTTCCCCGAGCTTTGCCCTGCGCCCGGTGCTGGCCGGCCTGCTGACCGCCTGCGCGGTGCTGCCGGCCTGGGCCGGCCTCGGTGCGCTGCGGGTGCTGTCGGCGGCCGACGAGACGTTTTACGCCGAGGTGGCGGTCGAGCCGGAGGCTGGACTCAGCGCGCCGACGGCGTCGCTGGCGTCGCTGGAGCGTTATCCGATGCTGGGGCCTTACGCCGAAGCGGTACGCCAGCTGGCGATCCGTACCAGCGAGGTGTCGCCCGGCCGCTACCTGATTACCTTGTCCGGTCCGGTGCTGCCCCGTGATCAGGGCCTGCATTTTGCCCTTGAGCTGTCATGGCCTTCCGGTCGCGCCATCCGCGAATATCACCTGCCGGCATCCGGGCAGTGGCCGGTGACACCGGACAAGAAGCCTTCGCCGCACAGTGTCTTACCGGCGGACAAACCGAGTTTTATCACCGGTGCCGCCGCACCCGCCTTCGGTACCGGGCGTTTACTGTCGGTACGCGGGCTACCGCTGCGCATGGAAGTCGAGCTGCTGGGCGACTGGCCGGCGGCCGAGCACGCCAGCCAGTTTCAGCTGGCGGCACTGCACGGGCTGGGCGATGCGCAAGCGGTGCGCTTTGCGCTGCGCAGCCGTGGCGGGCGCCAGTTCTTGCGGCTGCACCATCCGCAGCCGGTGACCAGCCGCCACATCGGTTTTGAATTGCAGGCCCGGCTGGGCGAGACCGAGGTGGTGCGCCGTTTCAGTGTCGCCGTGCCCAGGGCCGGCCAGCGCTATCGCAAGCACGTGGCCCCGTCGGCGCAGGCGCTACCGGTGGACGGCTACCGCGTCAAGGCGGGGGATAGTCTTAATCGGCTGGCGCAACGCTACGCCCCGGCGGCGCGACAGGCCTGGATGGCGGCGGTTCTGGCGCGTAATCCGCAGGCCTTTGCCGGTGGTGATCGTGACCTGCTGTTTGCCGGTGCCTGGCTGGTATTTCCGGATGGCAAGCCGGCGCCCACTGCCATTCAGCACGGCTTGTCGGCGACCGCCCCGGCCAAGGCTGCCGCGACGCCACCGGCCCCGGTCGCCTCTGCGCCGTCAGTCGCAGCGCCGCAGCCGTCCGAGCAGATCGGCCAGCAATTGAAGGCGGCGCAGCAACGCATGAAATGGCTGGAAGCGGAAATCAGCCGGCTGGAGGCCAGCCCGGCGCCCGCAGCGGCCAGTGCCGCACCGGCGATGCCGCCGTTGTCGGACAGCGAAGCGGCGTTTCTTGATGGCCGCTTGACGGAGTGGGTGCTGACCGGGATCGGCGGCATTTCCGTGGCCAGCCTGCTGGCGTGGATGCTGCTGCGGCGCCGCAAGCAGAAACCGGCGGACAGCGCAGTGGACGCAGGCCAGATGCCGGCCGCGCCGCCGCCCGTGGTGACGGCAGCGGCTACGCTGGTGCCGCCGCCCGCGCCGGCCGACGAGATCCGGCTCGATACGGTCGACGTACTGGCCGAGGTGGAAGTGTTGCTGGCTTATGGCCGTAGCGAGGCGGCCGAGAGCCTGCTGCGCAATGCCCTTCGCGCCGAGCCGGAACGTGAGGATCTGCGCATCAAGTTGCTGGACCTGATCGCTGCGCAGGGCAATCGCGGCGAGTTCGAGGCGGTGGCACTGGATGTGCTGGCGGTATTCGGCCCGCTGAGCAGCCTGTGGACGCGGGTGCAGCAGCTGGGTGCCACGCTGGACGCGGACAACCCGCTGTATCGCGCCATCGAGCGGCCGATGAGCGAGGCCGTGGTGCTGGCGTCTGCGTCGGCCACGGCCGAGGCGCCCGAGGTGCCGTTGTCGGCAGCCGCTGCGGTGGTCTCGGAGCCGTTACCGGAGCCGTCGCCTGTGGTGCCGGAGCCTGAGCTGCCTGAGTTCGTGGTGCCAGAGCCGGTGGCGCCGCGCCGCGTGGCTGACTTTGCCGCCAATGACCGGCAGCCGGTGTCGGTGGCGGGCGAGCTGTCGGAGCAGGCGGCGATTGCCGAACTGGCACAGCTGTATCGCGAGATGGGTGACAGCGAGATGGCCGATACCCTGCTGCGCGATGCCGGGCTGCTGGAAGCGCCCAAAGAAGCGGTGGACGGTTCCTGATCGTGCGCGGCCATCCCGCGCTGGCGCTGGTGGCATGGTTGCTGCTGGTACTGGTGCTGCAAGCCTGGTCCTGGCCGGCGCTTTCCCTGTTGTTCCTGTGTTGTCTTCCCCTGTTATGGCAGCAGCTATCCCTGGCGCTGCGGCGCATGCGCTGGTTGCTGCTGACCCTGCTGCTGGTGACCGCCTGGTCGGTGCCGGGTGATGCGCTGTTTGCCGCCGCGTGGTCGCCGTCGCGGCAGGGGCTGACGCTGGCACTGCAGCAGCAGTTGCGGCTGCTGTTGCTGATGGCGAGCCTGCGCTGCGTCTGGCTGCAACTGGGGCAGCAGGGCATGCTGCAGGCGCTGGCGTGGCTGCTGCAACCGCTGGTGTGGTTTGGTCTGCCGCTGGAGCGCGTGCTGCTGCGGCTGGGGCTGACGCTGTTTTACGCCGAGCAATGGTTGCAGCATCCACCGGCGCTGAGCCTGGCGGCGTGGCGCGCGGCGCTGGCGGCGCAACTGACACAAGCCCCGGCGGATGAGGTAAAGTTAGGCTTTTCGCCGTGGACCATGCGTGACACGTTGGCCTTGTTGCTGCTGTTGCTGTTGTCCGGCTTACTCGTGAAAGTGGGACAATGAGAGTTGCGTTGGGTGTGGAGTATGACGGCCGTGCGTTTTCCGGCTGGCAGACGCAACCCGGTGGTAACACCGTGCAGGACAAACTGAACCAGGCGCTGTCGCGCATTGCCGGTCATCCGGTGACCACCCTCGCCGCCGGCCGTACCGATGCCGGCGTGCATGCGCTGATGCAGGTGGTGCACTTCGACAGTGATGCCGTCCGCCCGCTCAACGCCTGGGTGCGCGGCGTCAATGCCCATCTGCCGCCCGAGATCGCCGTGATGTGGGCGCGGGAAGTCAGTGACGAATTTCATGCGCGTTTTTCCGCGTTTTCCCGCTCTTACCGCTATTTCCTGCTGACGCACCCGGTGCGCCCCGGGCTGACCGCCGGTCGCGTCGGCTGGTACCACCAGCCGCTGGATGTGGCCGCGATGCGCGCGGCGGCGGAGGTGCTGCTGGGGCGGCACGATTTTTCCAGCTTTCGCGCCGCCGAGTGCCAGGCCAAGTCGCCGCTGAAAGACCTGCAGCAGCTGGACATCAGCGAAGTCGACGGCCTGCTGCGCTTCGACCTCACCGCCGACGCCTTCCTGCACCACATGGTGCGCAATATCGTCGGCGCGCTGCTGTATGTCGGCAGAGGCAAGCTCGATACTGCCGGCATGGCGACGTTGCTGGCGGCGGCGGATCGCACCAAGGCGCCGCCGACCTTCATGCCCGACGGGCTGTACCTGACCGGGGTCGGCTATCCGGCGCAGTTCGAACTGCCGTCGCAGGCCCAGGCCGCGCGCCTGACCTTGTGGAGATAAGATGAGCGTTCGCATCAAAGTCTGTGGCTTTACCCGCGTCGAGGATGTGGTGGCTGCGGCCAACCTTGGCATCGACGCCATCGGCCTGGTGTTCTACGACAAGAGTCTGCGCCACGTCGGCATCGCGCAGGCACAGGCCATCATCGCCGCGCTGCCGCCGTTCGTGACCGTGGTGGCGCTGTTCGTCAACGCGACGCGCGAGGAAATCGAGGCCGTGCTGGCGCAGTGCGCCATCGACGTGCTGCAGTTTCACGGCGAAGAGTCGCCCGAGTTCTGCCGCAGCTTCCGGCGCCCGTACCTGAAGGCGGTGCGGGTGCAGCCCGGTACCGATCTGCAAACGTTGGCCGCACAGTATCACGACGCCCGCGGCCTGCTCACCGATGCCTTTGTCGAGGGCGCACACGGCGGTACCGGCAAGACCTTCGACTGGACGCTGATCCCGCCGCAACTGCCGTTGCCGCTGATCCTGTCCGGCGGCCTGGACGAGCACAATGTCGCCGACGCCGTGCGTCGCGTGCGCCCGGCGGCGGTCGATGTCTCCAGCGGTGTCGAGGCCGGCAAGGGCATCAAGAGCCCGCAGCGGGTGGCGGATTTCGTCGCCGCGGTGCGGGCGGCACAGAATTAACACGGTGCGCCACAGCGTGCCGTCACCATCATCAAACCATCAGGAGCATTCCATGAGCAGTTATGACTTCCCCGATGCACGCGGTCACTTCGGCCCGTACGGCGGTGTCTATGTAGCGGAAACATTGATGGCAGCACTGGACGAGCTGAATGCCGAGTATGCCCGTGCCAAGGCTGATCCGGCTTTCTGGCAGGAATATCACTACGAACTGAAACACTTTGTCGGCCGTCCGAGCCCGATTTACCACGCCAAGCGCTGGTCGGAACAGCTCGGCGGTGCGCAGATCTACTTCAAGCGCGAAGATCTCAACCACACCGGCGCGCACAAGGTCAACAACACCATCGGCCAGGCGCTGCTGGCGCGGCGCATGGGCAAGAAACGCGTGATCGCCGAGACCGGTGCCGGCCAGCACGGCGTGGCCTCGGCTACCGTTGCCGCCCGCTACGGCATGGAGTGCGTGGTGTACATGGGCTCGGAAGACGTCAAGCGCCAGGCGCCGAACGTGTTCCGCATGAAGCTGCTCGGCGCCACTGTGGTGCCGGTGGAGTCCGGCTCCAAGACGCTGAAGGACGCGCTCAACGAGGCGATGCGCGACTGGGTTACCAATATCGACAGCACCTTCTACATCCTCGGCACCGCCGCCGGTCCGCACCCGTACCCGATGCTGGTGCGCGACTTCCAGCGCATCATCGGCATCGAGGCCAAGGAGCAGATGCAGGAAATGGTCGGCCGCCAGCCGGACATGGTGGTGGCCTGCGTTGGCGGCGGCTCCAACGCCATTGGCATTTTCCATCCCTATGTCGAGGTGGACGGCGTGCGTCTGGTCGGCGTCGAGGCTGGCGGTGACGGGGTGGCGACCGGCCGCCACGCGGCGCCGCTGACGGCCGGCAAGCCGGGCGTGCTGCACGGCTTCCGCAGTTACCTGATGCAGGACGAGAACGGCCAGATCATCGAGACCCATTCGGTGTCCGCCGGTCTGGATTACCCGGGTGTCGGTCCCGAGCACAGCCTGCTGAAGGACATCGGACGTGCCGAATACGTGGCCATCAACGACGACGAGGCACTGAAGGCGTTCGAGGACTGCTGCCATCTGGAAGGCATCATCCCGGCGCTGGAGTCCAGCCACGCGCTGGCGCACGCCGCCAAGGTGGCGCCGACCATGGGCAAGGATCAGATCATTCTGGTCAACCTGTCCGGCCGTGGCGACAAGGATATCAATACCGTCGCCGGTCTGATGGGTCTGACCCTGTAATGTGGCTAGGGTTGGCCGCACGCTGCGGCCAACCTTTGCTGCTCCCCGATGATACCGGCCTGACTGATTGTCAGGCCGGCTGCAAGGAAACGCGTGATGAGCCGTATTGCTGAAACCTTTACCCGCCTGCAAGCCGCCGGCGAAAAAGCCCTGATCCCGTTCATCACCGCCGGCGATCCCGATCCCGGCCTGACCGTTAGCCTGATGCACGGTCTGGTGGAAGGCGGTGCCGACGTGATCGAACTGGGTGTGCCGTTCTCCGACCCGATGGCCGACGGCCCGGTGATCCAGCGCGCCAGCGAACGTGCACTGCTGCACAAGGTCGGCCTGCGCAACGTGCTGGACATGGTGCGCGAATTTCGCCGCAGCAACCAGCAGACCCCGGTGGTGCTGATGGGCTACCTCAACCCGGTGCACGTGCTGGGCTACGAGGTGTTTGCGCAGGAAGCCGCTGCCGCCGGCGTCGACGGCGTGCTGACCGTGGACTGCCCGCCGGAAGAGGCGGGCGAGCTGTCGGCGGCGCTGATCGCCGCCAAACTCGATCCGGTATTCCTGATTGCGCCGACCACGCCGATGGCGCGGGTCAAGCAAATCGCCGCTCTGGCGCGCGGTTATGTCTACTATGTGTCACTTAAAGGCGTGACCGGTGCCGGAAATCTGGACATTGACGACGTAGCGCGTAAAATTGCCGCCCTTAGAGAATTTATTGATGTGCCGATCGGTGTCGGCTTCGGAATCCGCGATGCCGAAACGGCGCGCGCCATCTCTACCGCCGCGGATGCGGTGGTGGTCGGTAGCCGTCTGGTGCAGGAAATCGAAGCGGCGACCCCCGAAACTGCCAAAGAGCAGCTTACCCGTCTGGTGGCATCACTAAAGGATGCCATCCGTTAGAACAATGCTGGTCACCCGTGCCAGCACCCTGCGGCCAACGTTACCGTTGGCCGCAACGTATTGATTCAAGGAGTCAGCAATGAGCTGGTTGAATAAACTCCTGCCGCCGAAGATCAAGCGCGATCCGCGCACGAGCAAGGCGTCGGCGGTACCGGAAGGTTTGTGGAGCAAGTGCCCCGCGTGTGAGGCGGTGCTGTACCACACCGACCTGCAGGCCAATTTGCAGGTATGTCCCAAGTGTGACCATCACCACTCGCTGAATGCCCGCGAGCGGCTGGACATGCTGCTGGATGCGGAAGGCCGTCGCGAGATCGGCGCCGAGGTCAAGCCGATCGACATCCTGAAGTTCAAGGACAGCAAGAAGTACCCTGACCGTCTGGTTGCCGCGGCGGAAAGCACCGGCGAGGACGACGCGCTGGTGGTGATGCAGGGCAGTATCCACAACATGCCGGCGGTGGTCGCCGCCTTCGAGTTCCGCTTCATCGGCGGCTCGATGGGTTCGGTGGTCGGCGAGCGCTTCGTGCGTGGCGTGCAGGCTGCGGTCGA
The nucleotide sequence above comes from Vogesella indigofera. Encoded proteins:
- the accD gene encoding acetyl-CoA carboxylase, carboxyltransferase subunit beta → MSWLNKLLPPKIKRDPRTSKASAVPEGLWSKCPACEAVLYHTDLQANLQVCPKCDHHHSLNARERLDMLLDAEGRREIGAEVKPIDILKFKDSKKYPDRLVAAAESTGEDDALVVMQGSIHNMPAVVAAFEFRFIGGSMGSVVGERFVRGVQAAVEARAPFICVAASGGARMQEGLNSLMQMAKTSAALQLLSDYQLPFISILTDPTMGGVSASFAFLGDVVIGEPGALIGFAGPRVIEQTVRETLPEGFQRSEFLIEKGALDMIVDRRELKLRVATLVALLMKEAQPVSA
- the trpA gene encoding tryptophan synthase subunit alpha, which encodes MSRIAETFTRLQAAGEKALIPFITAGDPDPGLTVSLMHGLVEGGADVIELGVPFSDPMADGPVIQRASERALLHKVGLRNVLDMVREFRRSNQQTPVVLMGYLNPVHVLGYEVFAQEAAAAGVDGVLTVDCPPEEAGELSAALIAAKLDPVFLIAPTTPMARVKQIAALARGYVYYVSLKGVTGAGNLDIDDVARKIAALREFIDVPIGVGFGIRDAETARAISTAADAVVVGSRLVQEIEAATPETAKEQLTRLVASLKDAIR
- a CDS encoding phosphoribosylanthranilate isomerase, which codes for MSVRIKVCGFTRVEDVVAAANLGIDAIGLVFYDKSLRHVGIAQAQAIIAALPPFVTVVALFVNATREEIEAVLAQCAIDVLQFHGEESPEFCRSFRRPYLKAVRVQPGTDLQTLAAQYHDARGLLTDAFVEGAHGGTGKTFDWTLIPPQLPLPLILSGGLDEHNVADAVRRVRPAAVDVSSGVEAGKGIKSPQRVADFVAAVRAAQN
- the trpB gene encoding tryptophan synthase subunit beta; the encoded protein is MSSYDFPDARGHFGPYGGVYVAETLMAALDELNAEYARAKADPAFWQEYHYELKHFVGRPSPIYHAKRWSEQLGGAQIYFKREDLNHTGAHKVNNTIGQALLARRMGKKRVIAETGAGQHGVASATVAARYGMECVVYMGSEDVKRQAPNVFRMKLLGATVVPVESGSKTLKDALNEAMRDWVTNIDSTFYILGTAAGPHPYPMLVRDFQRIIGIEAKEQMQEMVGRQPDMVVACVGGGSNAIGIFHPYVEVDGVRLVGVEAGGDGVATGRHAAPLTAGKPGVLHGFRSYLMQDENGQIIETHSVSAGLDYPGVGPEHSLLKDIGRAEYVAINDDEALKAFEDCCHLEGIIPALESSHALAHAAKVAPTMGKDQIILVNLSGRGDKDINTVAGLMGLTL
- the truA gene encoding tRNA pseudouridine(38-40) synthase TruA, with amino-acid sequence MRVALGVEYDGRAFSGWQTQPGGNTVQDKLNQALSRIAGHPVTTLAAGRTDAGVHALMQVVHFDSDAVRPLNAWVRGVNAHLPPEIAVMWAREVSDEFHARFSAFSRSYRYFLLTHPVRPGLTAGRVGWYHQPLDVAAMRAAAEVLLGRHDFSSFRAAECQAKSPLKDLQQLDISEVDGLLRFDLTADAFLHHMVRNIVGALLYVGRGKLDTAGMATLLAAADRTKAPPTFMPDGLYLTGVGYPAQFELPSQAQAARLTLWR
- a CDS encoding type IV pilus assembly protein FimV → MKTNASSPSFALRPVLAGLLTACAVLPAWAGLGALRVLSAADETFYAEVAVEPEAGLSAPTASLASLERYPMLGPYAEAVRQLAIRTSEVSPGRYLITLSGPVLPRDQGLHFALELSWPSGRAIREYHLPASGQWPVTPDKKPSPHSVLPADKPSFITGAAAPAFGTGRLLSVRGLPLRMEVELLGDWPAAEHASQFQLAALHGLGDAQAVRFALRSRGGRQFLRLHHPQPVTSRHIGFELQARLGETEVVRRFSVAVPRAGQRYRKHVAPSAQALPVDGYRVKAGDSLNRLAQRYAPAARQAWMAAVLARNPQAFAGGDRDLLFAGAWLVFPDGKPAPTAIQHGLSATAPAKAAATPPAPVASAPSVAAPQPSEQIGQQLKAAQQRMKWLEAEISRLEASPAPAAASAAPAMPPLSDSEAAFLDGRLTEWVLTGIGGISVASLLAWMLLRRRKQKPADSAVDAGQMPAAPPPVVTAAATLVPPPAPADEIRLDTVDVLAEVEVLLAYGRSEAAESLLRNALRAEPEREDLRIKLLDLIAAQGNRGEFEAVALDVLAVFGPLSSLWTRVQQLGATLDADNPLYRAIERPMSEAVVLASASATAEAPEVPLSAAAAVVSEPLPEPSPVVPEPELPEFVVPEPVAPRRVADFAANDRQPVSVAGELSEQAAIAELAQLYREMGDSEMADTLLRDAGLLEAPKEAVDGS